Proteins encoded together in one Nyctibius grandis isolate bNycGra1 chromosome 1, bNycGra1.pri, whole genome shotgun sequence window:
- the ADCY3 gene encoding adenylate cyclase type 3, translated as MPRNRAFSEPECSAEYSADYSVSLPSDPGHGVGRTHEVTVRSSGPCLCLPRFMRLTFAPESLENLYQTYFRRQRHETLLVLVVFAALFDCYVLVMCAVVYAADKLAPVLAAAAGLVAHVLLFILCKYRLLPERVARRFLPYILWVLIMAQIFCYLGLNFSRSPEASDTVGWQAFFVFSFFITLPLRLAPIVLITGVSCGVHTLVLGVTIAQQRQDALDESALLRQLLSNVAIYLCAITVGTMSYYMADRKHRKAFLEARQSLEVKLNLEEQSQQQERLMLSILPKHVADEMLKDMKKDPSQKEMQQFNTMYMYRHENVSILFADIVGFTQLSSSCSAQELVKLLNELFARFDKLAAKYHQLRIKILGDCYYCICGLPEYREDHAVCSILMGLAMVEAISYVREKTKTAVDMRVGVHSGTVLGGVLGQKRWQYDVWSTDVTVANKMEAGGIPGRVHISQSTMDCLKGEFEVEPGEGGSRCEYLKEKAIVTYLVVVPKQPLRNGINGVKLSLTSSHGGSPPLVNTKERNGSLSLACASPEEPEEPDARVRGTLESGEEDGEAVNPSFPNPRRRLRLRDLAERVMDASQNEQELNKLLNEALLERESIQALKGKSTFRLSMRFIDPEMETRYSVEKEKQSGAAFSCSCVVLFFTAVVEVFIDPWLVANYVTFVVGEILLLVLTLCSLAAIFPRVFPKKLVAFSTWIDRTRWARNTWAMAAIIIVTMADVVDMLSCQQDHSGPGNGTVGPPRPGGCGEQPKYYSYIALLALVATIMLVQVSHMVKLTLMVLITGATGAVNIYAWENIFDQYDRRRGQQSMSLLVPSKYSMTAMIFIVMLSFYYFSRHVEKLARTLFLWKIDVHDQKERVYEMRRWNEALVTNMLPEHVARHFLGSKKRDEELYSQSYDEIGVMFASLPNFADFYTEESINNGGIECLRFLNEIISDFDALLDEPQFRCITKIKTIGSTYMAASGVTPDANANGYSAKKETLSDKERWQHLADLADFALAMKVTLMNINYQSFNNFMLRIGMNKGAVLAGVIGARKPHYDIWGNTVNVASRMESTGVMGNIQVVEETHLILKEYGFRFVRRGAIYVKGKGELLTFFLKGREKQGSFLNGSSVTLPHQVVDSS; from the exons ATGCCGAGGAACAGGGCGTTTTCGGAGCCCGAGTGCTCGGCCGAATACTCCGCCGACTACTCGGTGAGCTTGCCGTCGGACCCCGGGCACGGCGTGGGTCGGACCCACGAGGTGACGGTGCGTAGCTCGGgcccctgcctctgcctcccccgGTTCATGCGCCTCACCTTCGCTCCCGAGTCCCTGGAGAACCTCTACCAGACCTATTTCCGTCGCCAACGTCACGAAACCCTCCTGGTGCTGGTGGTCTTCGCCGCCCTCTTCGATTGCTACGTCCTCGTCATGTGTGCCGTGGTCTACGCCGCCGACAAGCTGGCCCCGGTGCTGGCCGCGGCGGCCGGCTTGGTCGCCCACGTGCTGCTCTTCATCCTCTGCAAGTACAGGTTGCTCCCCGAGCGCGTGGCCCGCAGGTTCCTGCCCTACATCCTCTGGGTCCTCATCATGGCCCAGATCTTCTGCTACCTGGGTCTCAACTTCTCCCGCTCGCCTGAGGCCAGCGACACGGTGGGCTGGCAAGCTTTCTTCGTCTTCTCCTTCTTCATCACGCTGCCCTTGCGCTTGGCGCCCATCGTGCTCATCACCGGCGTCTCCTGCGGCGTTCACACGCTGGTGCTCGGTGTCACCATCGCCCAGCAGCGCCAGGACGCCCTGGATGAGAGCGCGCTGCTGAGACAG CTCCTGTCCAACGTTGCCATCTACCTTTGCGCCATCACGGTGGGCACCATGTCCTACTACATGGCCGACCGCAAGCACCGCAAAGCCTTCCTGGAAGCACGCCAGTCCCTCGAGGTCAAGCTCAACctggaggagcagagccagcagcag GAGCGGCTGATGCTCTCCATCCTGCCCAAGCACGTGGCCGATGAGATGCTGAAGGACATGAAGAAGGACCCGAGCCAGAAGGAGATGCAGCAGTTCAACACCATGTACATGTACCGCCATGAGAACGTCAG CATCCTCTTCGCAGACATCGTGGGTTTCACCCAGCTCTCCTCGTCCTGCAGCGCCCAGGAGCTGGTGAAGCTCCTCAACGAGCTCTTCGCCCGCTTCGATAAGCTGGCAGCC AAGTACCACCAGCTGCGCATCAAGATCCTTGGTGACTGCTACTACTGCATCTGCGGGCTGCCCGAGTACCGGGAGGACCACGCCGTCTGCTCCATCCTCATGGGGCTGGCCATGGTGGAGGCCATCTC CTACGTGCGGGAGAAGACCAAGACGGCGGTGGACATGCGGGTGGGGGTGCACAGCGGGACGGTGCTGGGCGGCGTGCTGGGCCAGAAGCGCTGGCAGTACGACGTGTGGTCCACCGACGTCACCGTGGCCAACAAGATGGAGGCGGGCGGCATCCCTGG GCGGGTGCACATCTCGCAGAGCACCATGGATTGCCTGAAGGGCGAGTTCGAGGTGGAGCCGGGGGAAGGCGGCTCACGCTGCGAGTACCTGAAGGAGAAGGCCATCGTCACCTACCTCGTCGTGGTCCCCAAGCAGCCCCTGCGCAACGGCATCAACGGGGTG AAGCTGTCGCTGACCTCATCCCATGGTGGCTCCCCACCGTTGGTCAACACCAAGGAGCGCAACGGTAGCCTCAGCCTGGCCTGCGCCAGCCCCGAGGAGCCCGAGGAGCCCGACGCCAGGGTGAGGGGCACCCTGGAGAGcggggaggaggatggagag GCGGTGAACCCCTCCTTCCCCAACCCtcggcggcggctgcggctgcGGGACCTGGCCGAGCGGGTGATGGACGCCTCGCAGAACGAGCAGGAGCTCAACAAGCTGCTCAACGAGGCCTTGCTGGAGCGCGAGTCCATCCAGGC GCTGAAGGGGAAGAGCACCTTCCGGCTCTCCATGCGCTTCATCGACCCCGAGATGGAGACGCGCTACTCggtggagaaggagaagcagagcgGGGCCgccttcagctgctcctgcGTCGTCCTCTTCTTCACCGCCGTGGTGGAGGTCTTCATCGACCCCTG GTTGGTGGCCAACTACGTGACCTTCGTGGTGGGAGAGATCCTGCTGCTCGTCCTCACCCTCTGCTCCTTGGCTGCCATCTTCCCCCGG gTCTTCCCCAAAAAGCTCGTGGCCTTCTCCACCTGGATCGACAGGACCCGCTGGGCGCGCAACACCTGGGCCATGGCCGCCATCATCATCGTCACCATGGCTGACGTCGTGGACATG CTCAGCTGCCAGCAGGACCACAGTGGGCCGGGCAATGGCACAGTGGGGCCACCACGGCCGGGCGGCTGCGGGGAGCAGCCCAAGTACTACAGCTACATCGCCTTGCTGGCCTTGGTGGCCACCATCATGCTGGTGCAGGTCAGCCACATGGTCAAGCTGACCCTCATGGTGCTGATCACTGGGGCTACTGGTGCCGTCAACATCTACGCCTGGGAGAACATCTTTGACCAGTACGACCGCCGCCGTGGCCAGCAAAGCAT GTCCTTGCTGGTCCCCTCCAAGTACTCCATGACGGCGATGATCTTCATCGTGATGCTCAGCTTCTACTACTTCTCTCGCCAC GTGGAGAAGCTGGCCAGGACCCTCTTCCTCTGGAAGATCGATGTCCATGACCAGAAGGAGCGGGTCTACGAGATGCGGCGCTGGAACGAGGCCCTGGTCACCAACATGCTGCCCGAGCACGTGGCCAGGCACTTCCTGGGCTCCAAGAAGCGGGACGAG gAGCTGTACAGCCAGTCCTACGATGAGATTGGCGTCATGTTCGCCTCCCTCCCCAACTTTGCTGACTTCTACACGGAGGAGAGCATCAACAACGGGGGCATCGAGTGCCTGCGGTTCCTCAACGAGATCATCTCCGACTTTGACGCG CTCCTGGATGAACCCCAGTTTCGGTGTATCACCAAGATCAAAACCATTGGCAGCACCTACATGGCCGCGTCTGGAGTGACCCCCGATGCCAATGCCAACGGCTACAGTGCCAAG AAGGAGACCCTCTCGGATAAGGAGCGCTGGCAGCACTTGGCCGACCTGGCTGACTTTGCCTTGGCCATGAAGGTGACGCTGATGAACATCAACTATCAGTCCTTCAACAACTTCATGCTCCGCATAG GCATGAACAAGGGGGCCGTGCTAGCGGGCGTCATCGGTGCCCGCAAGCCGCACTATGACATCTGGGGCAACACGGTgaacgtggccagcaggatggAGTCCACCGGCGTGATGGGGAACATACAG gtggtggaggagacCCACCTCATCCTGAAGGAGTACGGCTTCCGCTTCGTGCGCCGCGGAGCCATCTACGTCAAGGGCAAAGGGGAGCTGCTCACCTTCTTCCTCAAGGGCCGGGAGAAGCAGGGCTCCTTCCTCAACGGCTCCTCCGTCACCCTGCCCCATCAGGTGGTGGACAGCTCGTGA
- the DNAJC27 gene encoding dnaJ homolog subfamily C member 27 — MEANPPKRKETRKSLRIKVISMGNAEVGKSCIIKRYCEKRFVPKYLATIGIDYGVTKVQVRDREIKVNIFDMAGHPFFYEVRNEFYKDTQGVILVYDVGQKESFDALDAWLAEMKQELGPHGNMENVVFVVCANKIDCTKHRSVDESEGRLWAESRGFLYFETSAQTGEGINEMFQTFYSAIIDLCDNGGKRPPSSMGVGFTKEQADAIRRIRNSKDSWDMLGVKPGATRDEVNKAYRKLAVLLHPDKCVAPGSEDAFKAVVNARTALLKNIK, encoded by the exons atGGAGGCGAACCCGCCGAAGCGGAAGGAAACGCGCAAATCGCTGCGGATTAAAGTTATCTCGATGGGCAACGCGGAGGTGGGCAAG aGCTGCATTATAAAGCGTTACTGTGAGAAGAGGTTCGTTCCCAAATACCTGGCGACTATCGGGATCGACTACGGCGTCACGAA agtGCAGGTCAGAGACCGAGAGATCAAGGTGAACATCTTTGACATGGCGGGGCACCCGTTCTTCTACGAG GTGAGGAACGAGTTTTACAAGGACACCCAGGGGGTCATCCTGGTCTACGACGTCGGGCAGAAGGAGTCTTTCGACGCGTTGGACGCGTGGCTGGCTGAGATGAAGCAGGAGCTGGGCCCCCACGGGAACATGGAGAACGTTGTCTTCGTTGTCTGTGCCAACAAG ATCGACTGCACCAAGCACCGCAGCGTGGATGAAAGCGAGGGGAGGCTCTGGGCAGAGAGCCGGGGCTTCCTCTACTTTGAGACATCGGCGCAAACAGGAGAAGGAATCAATGAGATGTTTCAG ACTTTCTACTCTGCCATCATCGACCTGTGTGACAACGGTGGGAAGCGTCCCCCCTCCAGCATGGGGGTTGGCTTCACCAAAGAGCAGGCAGATGCCATTCGCCGGATCCGCAACAGCAAGGACagctgggacatgctgggggtCAAACCAGGAGCCACGAG GGACGAGGTGAACAAAGCCTATCGGaagctggctgtgctgctccaCCCCGACAAGTGCGTGGCTCCGGGCAGCGAGGACGCCTTCAAAGCGGTGGTGAACGCCCGCACCGCCCTTCTCAAAAACATCAAGTAG